The Quercus robur chromosome 7, dhQueRobu3.1, whole genome shotgun sequence genome has a segment encoding these proteins:
- the LOC126691390 gene encoding pentatricopeptide repeat-containing protein At1g61870, mitochondrial-like, with product MGEGTLIRFWHDRWIGDNTLKDRYPDLYVCSAVKDACISEVLWMPEGGTVRVWDLRFYRAFEDWELAASYSLLQLIQTRIPRGDKSDTLCWRLKGDGNFDTRSYYHAIWGASNSLFPWKGVWKLEIPRQVAFFLWKAAHGQILTLDNLMLRVALWLLGVVVMGSRPLVFIRLCQDQWQQNSKPNNNILILFSPEISLSLIISVIFSLSSFLSFSSALSSKSKTRSALSLLKSEQNPHKILEICHAASLTPESHLDRIAFSVAISKLSESNHFDTIRQFLDDLLTSRPDLKTERFASHAIVLYGQAKMIPQAIDTFKRIHDLGIPRTVKSLNALLFACLLSKDYKELNRVYIEFPKFYEIKPNLDTFNTVIKGFSESGSTSSGYSVLAEMERKSVKPNATTFGNLLAGFYKEEKFEDVGKVLKLMESHGVNRGFWWLIWVDQAAVSGF from the exons ATGGGTGAAGGCACTCTTATCCGCTTTTGGCATGATAGGTGGATTGGTGACAATACTCTAAAAGATCGCTATCCTGATCTCTATGTGTGCTCAGCAGTCAAGGATGCTTGTATCTCTGAGGTTTTGTGGATGCCAGAAGGGGGTACTGTTAGAGTATGGGATTTAAGGTTCTATAGAGCTTTTGAAGATTGGGAGCTAGCTGCATCTTATTCCCTTCTCCAGCTTATCCAAACTCGTATTCCTCGGGGTGATAAGAGTGATACTCTTTGTTGGCGGTTAAAGGGTGATGGTAATTTTGACACCCGGTCTTATTACCATGCGATTTGGGGTGCCTcaaattctttgtttccttggaagggtgtttggaaacTAGAGATTCCTAGGCAAGTGGCATTCTTTTTGTGGAAAGCTGCTCATGGTCAGATCCTCACTTTGGACAATCTAATGCTTAGGGTCGCCCTTTGGCTACTTGGTGTTGTAGTGATGGGGAGTCG GCCTTTGGTATTCATTAGGTTATGCCAGGATCAGTGGCAG cagaATTCTAaacctaataataatattttaatcctATTTTCCCCcgaaatttctctctccctcattATTTCtgttatcttctctctctcttcctttctctctttctcatctgctctctccTCCAAGTCCAAGACCAGATCGGCACTCTCCCTCCTCAAATCCGAGCAGAACCCACACAAAATCCTCGAAATCTGCCACGCCGCTTCTCTCACCCCCGAGTCCCACCTCGACCGCATCGCTTTCTCCGTCGCCATTTCCAAGCTCTCCGAATCCAACCACTTCGACACAATCCGCCAGTTCCTCGACGACCTCCTAACCTCTCGCCCCGACCTCAAAACGGAGCGTTTCGCTTCTCACGCTATCGTTCTGTACGGTCAAGCCAAGATGATCCCACAAGCCATTGACACTTTCAAGCGAATTCACGATCTGGGTATTCCTCGAACCGTTAAATCTCTCAACGCTTTGCTTTTTGCTTGTCTTTTGTCTAAGGATTACAAGGAGCTGAATCGGGTTTACATTGAGTTTCCGAAGTTTTATGAGATTAAGCCGAATTTGGATACGTTTAATACGGTGATTAAAGGGTTTTCGGAATCAGGTTCGACCAGTTCTGGGTACTCTGTTTTGGCTGAGATGGAGAGGAAGTCTGTGAAGCCGAATGCCACTACTTTTGGGAATTTGCTTGCTGGGTTTTATAAGGAGGAGAAGTTTGAGGATGTTGGGAAAGTTTTGAAATTGATGGAGAGCCATGGAGTGAATAGGGGATTTTGGTGGTTGATTTGGGTTGATCAAGCGGCGGTGTCTGGGTTTTGA